One window of the Allosaccharopolyspora coralli genome contains the following:
- a CDS encoding Rossmann-like and DUF2520 domain-containing protein — MAVSAEGGPARGQRPRLRVGVVSAGRVGAVLGAAWRRAGHEVVAVSAVSDASRHRAEELLPSVPVLPPDQVAELADLVVLAVPDDALDGLVRGLLAAGSLRSGQIVAHTSGAHGVSVLTPAAEAGLLTVALHPAMTFTGRPEDVERLTTACAAVTAPAGEAAWSVAEALTVELGAEPVRVAEENRRLYHTALTHGANHLITLVNECAELLRGAGVEVPDRVMAPLLSASLDNALRFGDRGLTGPVSRGDAGTVRAHLDVLAADAPDVRGGYRVLASRTADRAERAGILRADDAADVRAALEQGEDS; from the coding sequence GTGGCGGTGTCTGCTGAGGGCGGACCGGCGCGGGGTCAACGACCTCGGCTCCGGGTCGGTGTCGTATCCGCCGGCCGGGTCGGCGCGGTGCTCGGTGCCGCGTGGAGGCGCGCCGGGCACGAGGTCGTCGCGGTGTCGGCGGTGTCGGACGCCTCGCGACACCGAGCCGAGGAACTGCTCCCGTCGGTACCTGTGCTGCCGCCGGACCAGGTTGCCGAGCTGGCGGACCTGGTCGTGCTGGCGGTCCCGGACGACGCGCTCGACGGGCTGGTGCGCGGACTGCTCGCGGCCGGATCCCTGCGCTCCGGGCAGATCGTCGCGCACACCAGCGGTGCGCACGGAGTGTCCGTACTGACCCCCGCCGCCGAGGCCGGGCTCCTCACGGTGGCGCTGCATCCGGCGATGACCTTCACCGGCCGTCCCGAGGACGTGGAACGGCTCACCACCGCCTGTGCGGCGGTCACCGCGCCCGCCGGCGAAGCCGCGTGGAGTGTCGCGGAAGCCCTCACCGTGGAACTCGGCGCCGAACCGGTCCGGGTCGCCGAGGAGAACCGAAGGCTCTACCACACCGCGCTGACCCACGGCGCGAATCACCTGATCACGCTGGTCAACGAGTGCGCGGAGCTGCTGCGCGGCGCGGGTGTCGAGGTCCCGGACCGGGTCATGGCGCCGTTGTTGTCGGCCTCGCTGGACAACGCGTTGCGGTTCGGAGATCGGGGACTCACCGGGCCCGTCTCGCGCGGGGACGCGGGCACGGTGCGGGCGCACCTCGACGTACTGGCCGCCGACGCTCCGGACGTGCGGGGCGGCTATCGCGTTCTCGCGTCCAGGACCGCCGACCGCGCCGAACGTGCCGGAATCCTCCGCGCCGACGACGCGGCGGACGTCCGTGCCGCGCTCGAACAAGGGGAGGACTCGTGA
- the panC gene encoding pantoate--beta-alanine ligase, giving the protein MVHDDSATKAGPGFRRGELTVHEHAHELGNVTRALRSTGLTVTLVPTMGALHEGHRELIRRARSVPNSVTVVSIFVNPLQFGPGEDFERYPRTLDADLELCRAEGVELVFHPDRAELYGPEPQITLNAGPLGDDLEGASRPGHFDGVLTVVAKLFGVVRPDLALFGEKDYQQLVLLRRMAWELALGVKVQGVPIMRDADGLALSSRNRYLEPEQRRAALALSAALVAGHYAGPRGPQAVLDAAREVLDTEPAVHVDYLELRDRELGAAPADGEGRLLVAAKVGGTRLIDNALVVLGDGRTDLPENRS; this is encoded by the coding sequence ATGGTGCACGACGACAGCGCGACGAAGGCCGGACCCGGATTCCGGCGCGGCGAACTCACGGTGCACGAGCACGCCCACGAGCTCGGAAACGTGACGCGGGCGCTGCGGTCGACGGGACTCACGGTCACGCTGGTGCCGACGATGGGCGCGCTCCACGAAGGACACCGCGAACTGATCCGCCGCGCGCGCAGCGTGCCGAACAGCGTCACCGTCGTGTCGATTTTCGTGAACCCGTTGCAGTTCGGTCCCGGAGAGGACTTCGAACGCTATCCGCGGACCCTCGACGCGGACCTGGAACTGTGTCGTGCGGAAGGCGTGGAGCTCGTCTTCCACCCGGACCGCGCCGAGCTGTACGGGCCGGAACCGCAGATCACCCTCAACGCCGGACCGCTCGGCGACGACCTCGAAGGCGCCAGTCGACCCGGCCACTTCGACGGTGTCCTCACCGTCGTCGCGAAGCTGTTCGGCGTCGTACGCCCCGATCTGGCGCTGTTCGGCGAGAAGGACTATCAGCAGCTCGTCCTGCTCCGCCGGATGGCGTGGGAACTCGCTCTCGGCGTGAAGGTGCAGGGCGTCCCCATCATGCGCGACGCCGACGGGCTCGCACTGTCCTCCCGGAACCGCTATCTCGAACCCGAGCAGCGCCGTGCCGCGCTCGCCCTGTCGGCCGCGCTCGTGGCGGGCCACTACGCCGGTCCCCGGGGTCCGCAGGCCGTGCTCGACGCCGCCCGTGAGGTGCTCGACACCGAGCCGGCCGTGCACGTCGACTACCTCGAACTCCGCGACCGTGAACTCGGCGCCGCCCCCGCCGACGGGGAGGGCAGGCTGCTCGTCGCGGCGAAGGTGGGCGGGACCCGCCTGATCGACAACGCGCTCGTCGTCCTCGGCGACGGGCGCACCGATCTCCCGGAGAACCGGTCATGA
- a CDS encoding PrsW family intramembrane metalloprotease has translation MSTPADLSGARRLQIQKQALAVWPVVGLIVLGVVGLIMVSVATARVGVAATVIGAVAALVPVGVVFAAIVWMDRWEPEPPMLLLGAFLWGAGGATATSLLLNDAVTGLGDLLVGADGQAFFAQAVVAPLLEETAKALFVVALWVWRRNEFNGLVDGIVYAALTAAGFAFTENIFYFGRAFAEGGLGDVSGGVVAVFILRGVLAPFSHPLFSSMIGIGIGFATRTRRPALRVAYPLGGLLLAILLHAVWNGSTLLGGVGFLNVYFLIMVPIFVGTWFLVAWQRRREQSIVAQQLPILQRAGLIVSSEVEMLASLQGRQGWLRKVRRSAGPEAAKAVQDYQVAVTELAFLQHRAAEGRTTSAVRRARRERLIEDLKAARRSAAGSRDAFQTARVKIDELTQVNLRRPPDGEAGHRHR, from the coding sequence GTGTCCACCCCAGCTGATCTCTCCGGTGCGCGGCGCCTGCAGATCCAGAAGCAGGCGCTCGCGGTCTGGCCGGTCGTCGGGCTGATCGTTCTCGGCGTCGTCGGTCTGATCATGGTCAGTGTCGCCACCGCGCGGGTCGGTGTCGCGGCGACGGTGATCGGCGCGGTGGCGGCGTTGGTCCCGGTCGGCGTCGTGTTCGCCGCGATCGTGTGGATGGACCGCTGGGAGCCGGAACCGCCGATGTTGCTGCTCGGCGCGTTCCTGTGGGGTGCCGGCGGCGCGACGGCGACGTCCCTGCTGCTCAACGACGCCGTGACCGGGCTCGGCGACCTGCTGGTCGGCGCGGACGGGCAGGCGTTCTTCGCGCAGGCAGTGGTCGCACCGCTGCTGGAAGAGACGGCGAAGGCGCTGTTCGTGGTCGCGTTGTGGGTGTGGCGGCGCAACGAATTCAACGGCCTCGTCGACGGCATCGTCTACGCAGCCCTGACGGCGGCGGGGTTCGCGTTCACCGAGAACATTTTCTACTTCGGCAGGGCGTTCGCCGAGGGCGGGCTCGGCGACGTCTCCGGCGGCGTGGTCGCCGTGTTCATCCTGCGCGGGGTGCTCGCACCGTTCTCGCACCCGCTGTTCAGCTCGATGATCGGCATCGGCATCGGGTTCGCCACGAGGACCCGCCGACCCGCGCTCCGCGTGGCGTACCCGCTCGGCGGACTGCTGCTCGCGATCCTGCTGCATGCCGTGTGGAACGGCTCGACGTTGCTCGGTGGCGTCGGGTTCCTCAACGTCTATTTCCTGATCATGGTTCCGATCTTCGTCGGCACCTGGTTCCTGGTGGCCTGGCAGCGGCGGCGCGAGCAGAGCATCGTCGCCCAGCAGCTGCCGATCCTGCAGCGGGCGGGCCTCATCGTCAGCAGCGAGGTCGAGATGCTCGCGAGTCTGCAGGGCCGGCAGGGCTGGCTGCGCAAAGTTCGGCGGAGCGCGGGGCCGGAGGCGGCGAAAGCCGTGCAGGACTACCAGGTCGCGGTCACCGAGCTGGCGTTCCTGCAGCACCGCGCGGCGGAGGGGCGCACGACCAGTGCCGTGCGCCGCGCTCGCCGGGAGCGGCTGATCGAGGACCTCAAGGCGGCCCGGCGTTCGGCGGCAGGTTCCCGCGACGCGTTCCAGACCGCCCGGGTGAAGATCGACGAACTCACCCAGGTGAACCTGCGACGGCCACCCGACGGCGAAGCTGGGCACCGGCACCGCTGA
- a CDS encoding DUF3180 domain-containing protein — protein MTFTQPRHLIAAGLIAAVIAYLGVQIGYGGLQRVPPLAGTTLLLVALVDGTLALTMGPRVRRKQDVDRVDSLTAARAVALAKASSMAGAIMAGVWLGFLAYLLPIRSTVEAASSDTVAAVVGLVSALVLVGAGLLLEYSLRNPDEPEELDGAEDS, from the coding sequence ATGACTTTCACCCAGCCCCGGCATTTGATCGCGGCCGGGTTGATCGCGGCCGTGATCGCGTACCTCGGCGTTCAGATCGGGTACGGCGGTCTGCAGCGGGTCCCGCCCCTCGCTGGGACGACGCTGTTGCTCGTCGCGCTCGTCGACGGGACGCTCGCGTTGACGATGGGCCCGCGGGTGCGCCGCAAGCAGGACGTGGATCGGGTCGATTCACTGACGGCGGCGCGTGCTGTGGCGTTGGCGAAGGCGTCGTCGATGGCGGGCGCGATCATGGCGGGGGTGTGGCTGGGGTTCCTCGCGTACCTGCTGCCGATTCGGTCCACAGTGGAAGCGGCGAGTTCGGATACGGTCGCGGCCGTGGTCGGCCTGGTCAGCGCCCTGGTGCTCGTCGGTGCGGGCCTGTTGCTGGAATACAGCCTGCGCAACCCCGACGAACCGGAGGAACTGGACGGGGCGGAGGATTCGTGA
- the folK gene encoding 2-amino-4-hydroxy-6-hydroxymethyldihydropteridine diphosphokinase, which yields MSRAVLSLGSNLGERLEHLRLAVHGFGEDVVVTSAVYETEPWGVRDQPRFLNAVIVVAADGLDEWGWLRRGQALEAQAQRRREQRWGPRTLDVDVVTVDGVHSDHPDLVLPHPGTPSRASVLVPWLEADPEAVLPGHGPVRDLAAALSKEERDTLHRRPDLPLH from the coding sequence ATGAGCAGGGCGGTGCTCTCGCTCGGGTCGAACCTGGGAGAGCGGCTGGAACATCTCCGGCTGGCGGTGCACGGATTCGGCGAGGACGTGGTGGTGACCTCGGCGGTGTACGAGACCGAGCCGTGGGGTGTGCGGGATCAGCCTCGCTTCCTCAACGCCGTGATCGTCGTCGCTGCGGACGGGCTCGACGAGTGGGGCTGGCTGCGGCGCGGCCAGGCATTGGAGGCGCAGGCGCAGCGGCGTCGCGAGCAGCGGTGGGGGCCGAGGACGCTCGACGTCGACGTGGTCACAGTGGACGGTGTCCACAGCGATCACCCGGACCTCGTGCTGCCGCATCCCGGGACGCCGAGCCGGGCGTCGGTTCTCGTGCCGTGGCTGGAGGCCGACCCCGAGGCCGTGCTGCCGGGCCACGGCCCGGTCCGTGACCTCGCCGCGGCGCTCTCGAAGGAGGAGCGGGACACGCTCCACCGCCGACCCGACCTCCCCCTCCACTGA
- the panD gene encoding aspartate 1-decarboxylase has protein sequence MFRTMLKSKIHRATVTQADLHYVGSVTVDADLMDAADLLEGEQVAIVDVTNGARLETYVITGERGSGVIGINGAAAHLIEPGDLVILISYGVMDELECRSYQPRVLFVDADNAIVERGTDPASAPEGSGLLTGATTTVVPETDDAAKLDALLQQPELDGRA, from the coding sequence ATGTTCCGCACGATGCTGAAGTCCAAGATCCACCGGGCCACGGTGACTCAGGCCGACCTGCACTACGTCGGCTCGGTCACCGTCGACGCCGACCTGATGGACGCCGCCGATCTGCTCGAAGGGGAGCAGGTCGCCATCGTCGACGTCACCAACGGCGCCCGGCTGGAGACCTACGTGATCACCGGCGAGCGAGGTAGCGGGGTGATCGGCATCAACGGTGCCGCCGCCCACCTCATCGAACCCGGCGACCTCGTCATCCTCATCTCGTACGGCGTCATGGACGAGCTCGAGTGCCGCTCGTACCAGCCGCGGGTGCTGTTCGTCGACGCCGACAACGCCATTGTCGAACGCGGCACCGACCCGGCGAGCGCCCCGGAGGGGTCCGGCCTGCTCACCGGCGCCACGACCACGGTCGTGCCGGAGACCGACGACGCGGCGAAGCTCGACGCGCTACTGCAGCAACCCGAACTCGACGGCCGAGCCTGA
- the lysS gene encoding lysine--tRNA ligase, with product MNEQEHHVGTDAELPEQLRVRREKRERLLADGVDPYPVRLPITHSLGQVRAAHPDLEADTATGEQVGVAGRVMFLRNTGKLCFATLRGTDGVELQAMLSRDRVGADSLSAWKADVDLGDHVFVRGEVITSRRGELSVMADEWRIAAKALRPLPVTHKELNEETRVRQRYVDLIVRQQALDTVRTRAGVMSSLRSSFEHRGYTEVETPMLQTLQGGAAARPFVTHSNAFDMDVFLRIAPELYLKRCVVGGLERVFEINRNFRNEGSDSSHSPEFAMLEFYEAYSDYDGMARLTRELIQEAADAVCGTRIVTLTDDTEYDLSGEWASITMYGSLSEALGVEVTPRTSVQELRGHADKLELSVDATFGHGKLVEELWEHLVGDHLYAPTFVRDFPVETSPLTRQHRDDPALAEKWDLYVRGFELATGYSELVDPVVERARLEEQAALAAAGDAEAMPVDEDFLRALEYGMPPSGGTGMGIDRLLMALTGLGIRETILFPLVRPE from the coding sequence GTGAACGAGCAGGAACACCACGTGGGAACGGACGCCGAGCTACCCGAGCAGCTCCGGGTGCGTCGGGAGAAGCGCGAGCGGCTGCTGGCCGACGGTGTCGACCCTTATCCCGTCCGGTTGCCCATCACGCACTCTCTCGGGCAGGTGCGGGCTGCGCACCCCGATCTCGAGGCCGACACCGCGACCGGCGAGCAGGTCGGTGTGGCCGGCCGGGTGATGTTCCTGCGCAACACCGGGAAGCTGTGCTTCGCGACGCTGCGCGGCACCGACGGCGTCGAGTTGCAGGCGATGCTCAGCCGCGACCGCGTCGGCGCCGATTCCCTCTCCGCTTGGAAGGCGGATGTCGACCTCGGCGACCACGTGTTCGTCCGCGGTGAGGTGATCACCTCCCGGCGCGGTGAACTGTCGGTCATGGCCGACGAATGGCGAATCGCGGCGAAGGCATTGCGCCCGCTGCCGGTGACCCACAAAGAACTCAACGAGGAGACGCGGGTCCGGCAGCGTTATGTCGACCTCATCGTCCGGCAGCAGGCGCTCGACACCGTGCGTACGCGGGCCGGTGTGATGAGTTCGTTGCGCTCGTCCTTCGAGCACCGTGGCTACACCGAGGTCGAGACACCGATGCTGCAAACGTTGCAGGGTGGCGCGGCCGCGCGACCGTTCGTCACGCATTCCAACGCATTCGACATGGACGTGTTCCTGCGGATCGCCCCGGAGCTGTACCTGAAGCGGTGCGTCGTCGGCGGGCTGGAGCGCGTTTTCGAGATCAATCGGAACTTCCGCAACGAGGGCAGCGATTCGTCGCACTCCCCGGAGTTCGCGATGCTCGAGTTCTACGAGGCGTACTCGGACTACGACGGAATGGCACGGCTGACCCGGGAGCTGATCCAGGAGGCCGCTGACGCAGTGTGCGGCACCCGGATCGTCACGTTGACCGACGACACCGAGTACGACCTCTCGGGCGAATGGGCGTCGATCACCATGTACGGCTCGTTGTCCGAGGCATTGGGCGTCGAAGTGACGCCGCGGACTTCGGTGCAGGAGTTGCGGGGTCACGCCGACAAGCTGGAGCTGTCGGTGGACGCCACGTTCGGCCACGGCAAGCTCGTCGAGGAACTGTGGGAACACCTCGTCGGTGATCATCTCTACGCGCCGACTTTCGTGCGGGACTTCCCGGTGGAGACCTCTCCGTTGACGCGCCAACACCGGGACGATCCCGCGTTGGCGGAGAAATGGGATCTCTACGTCCGGGGCTTCGAACTCGCGACCGGCTACTCGGAACTCGTGGATCCGGTCGTTGAACGCGCTCGCCTGGAGGAACAGGCCGCGCTGGCGGCTGCGGGCGACGCCGAGGCGATGCCGGTGGACGAGGACTTTTTGCGGGCCCTGGAGTACGGAATGCCGCCCTCGGGAGGCACGGGAATGGGGATCGACCGGCTCTTGATGGCGTTGACCGGGCTCGGTATCCGGGAGACGATCCTGTTCCCGCTCGTTCGCCCGGAATGA
- a CDS encoding DUF6779 domain-containing protein codes for MPDPHETRSAHGGRGATVLGVVTVVLAVGATGAMVLGDDTRILRLGLVGALWATVLAGFAVTGLRKRLADKDAREVDLKRVYELELEREVAARREFEAEAETAARRTAAAESREELDALRAELAKLRGTLEQIVGGDMLVERVALHAESTRVRSWGEHEGPPARVTRPADPWGAQLSPGAAEYGYGDYAHSGHVQYAQYGGDPTPGVNGAGSAPHGGYPVNGVRPAQAPPPGVDHGVGEAHTDLISPVPGNAASDGPSPTPDTLRDSARPAVVRSGPPPQSEVTGEWPAATGEAAEPESAPPESAEPQGSPGAHAQGKSVSELLAAFGGGRASKRRRRQG; via the coding sequence ATGCCCGACCCACACGAGACGAGGTCCGCGCATGGTGGTCGCGGCGCGACTGTGCTCGGGGTCGTGACCGTGGTGCTCGCGGTCGGCGCCACCGGCGCCATGGTGCTCGGCGACGACACGCGAATCCTGCGTCTCGGTCTGGTTGGCGCGCTCTGGGCGACGGTGCTGGCCGGGTTCGCCGTCACCGGTCTACGGAAACGGCTCGCGGACAAGGACGCGCGGGAAGTCGACCTCAAGCGGGTCTACGAGCTGGAGCTGGAACGCGAGGTCGCAGCGCGCCGCGAGTTCGAGGCCGAGGCCGAAACGGCGGCGCGGCGCACCGCGGCGGCGGAGTCCCGGGAGGAGCTCGACGCACTGCGTGCCGAACTGGCGAAGCTGCGGGGCACCCTGGAGCAGATCGTCGGCGGGGACATGCTCGTCGAGCGGGTGGCGCTGCATGCCGAGTCGACCCGGGTGCGGTCGTGGGGTGAGCACGAGGGCCCGCCTGCCCGCGTCACCCGGCCCGCCGACCCGTGGGGTGCGCAGTTGTCCCCGGGCGCGGCAGAGTACGGCTACGGCGATTACGCGCACAGTGGTCACGTGCAGTACGCACAGTACGGCGGCGACCCGACGCCGGGTGTGAACGGCGCTGGCTCCGCGCCTCACGGTGGGTACCCGGTGAACGGAGTCCGTCCGGCGCAGGCGCCGCCGCCCGGGGTCGATCACGGCGTGGGCGAGGCGCACACCGACCTCATCAGTCCCGTGCCGGGCAATGCGGCCTCGGACGGGCCCTCGCCTACCCCCGACACGTTGCGCGATTCGGCACGCCCCGCCGTCGTCCGCTCAGGCCCGCCGCCGCAGTCGGAGGTCACCGGCGAGTGGCCGGCCGCCACCGGCGAGGCCGCCGAGCCGGAGTCCGCACCGCCCGAGTCTGCGGAGCCACAGGGGAGCCCCGGCGCGCACGCGCAGGGAAAGTCGGTCAGCGAGTTGTTGGCCGCGTTCGGCGGTGGCCGGGCGTCGAAGCGCAGGCGCCGTCAGGGGTGA
- a CDS encoding type III pantothenate kinase has protein sequence MLLAIDIGNTNIVLGLYDADAASADAQGADVPLVRDWRMRTEPRMTADELSLTVRGLLGDYADKITGISALSTVPALLRELRVMLDRYWTDVPRVVVEPGVRTGVPLLVDNPKEVGADRVINTLAAHHLHSTNCVVVDFGTSTNIDVISARGEFLGGAFAPGIEISLDALASRAAQLRKVELVRPRSVIGRNTVECLQSGILYGFAGQVDGLVHSIVAELETTHGGPTTVLATGGLAPLVVAESGTISHHVPDLTLLGLRLVYARNF, from the coding sequence GTGCTGCTCGCCATCGACATCGGCAACACCAACATCGTGCTCGGGCTCTACGACGCCGACGCGGCGAGCGCGGACGCCCAGGGTGCCGACGTGCCGCTCGTGCGGGACTGGCGGATGCGCACCGAACCGCGCATGACCGCAGACGAACTGTCCCTCACGGTCCGCGGCCTGCTCGGCGACTACGCCGACAAGATCACCGGCATCTCGGCGTTGTCCACGGTGCCCGCGCTGCTGCGGGAACTGCGCGTGATGCTCGACCGGTACTGGACCGACGTCCCCAGGGTCGTCGTGGAGCCCGGGGTCCGCACCGGGGTACCACTGCTCGTCGACAACCCCAAGGAAGTCGGGGCCGACCGCGTCATCAACACACTCGCCGCACACCACCTGCATTCCACGAACTGCGTGGTGGTCGATTTCGGAACCTCCACCAACATCGACGTGATCTCCGCGCGTGGGGAGTTCCTCGGCGGCGCCTTCGCTCCGGGAATCGAGATCTCGCTCGACGCTCTCGCCTCGCGAGCCGCACAACTACGCAAGGTGGAACTCGTCCGGCCCCGGTCGGTCATCGGCAGGAACACCGTCGAATGCCTGCAGTCCGGCATTCTGTACGGATTCGCGGGCCAGGTCGACGGACTCGTCCACAGCATCGTGGCCGAACTCGAAACCACCCACGGCGGGCCGACCACCGTGCTCGCCACCGGAGGTCTCGCACCGCTCGTGGTGGCCGAATCGGGGACGATCTCGCACCACGTCCCGGACCTGACCCTGCTCGGTCTCCGCCTCGTCTACGCCCGCAACTTCTGA
- a CDS encoding histone-like nucleoid-structuring protein Lsr2, with product MAQKVTVTLVDDLDGGQADETVEFSLDGVAYQIDLSNDNATELRDALANYVSSARRAGGRKKPGPRPGGRSTGGSTSADREQNQAIREWARKRGLKVSDRGRIPADVVEQYHKAN from the coding sequence ATGGCGCAGAAGGTCACGGTCACCCTCGTCGACGACCTCGATGGTGGACAGGCGGACGAAACCGTCGAGTTCTCGTTGGACGGTGTCGCTTACCAGATCGACCTTTCCAACGACAATGCCACTGAGTTGCGCGACGCTCTCGCCAACTACGTGTCGAGCGCGCGCCGCGCGGGTGGTCGCAAGAAGCCCGGGCCCCGTCCGGGTGGCCGTTCCACCGGCGGATCCACCAGTGCCGATCGTGAACAGAACCAGGCGATCCGTGAATGGGCCCGCAAGCGGGGACTGAAGGTCTCGGACCGTGGCCGCATTCCCGCCGACGTCGTGGAGCAGTACCACAAGGCGAACTGA